The Capsicum annuum cultivar UCD-10X-F1 chromosome 3, UCD10Xv1.1, whole genome shotgun sequence genomic sequence AGAATTAACTGAAAAAGAAGAAAGGTAATACTAACAAAAAAtcacatacctttatggtgtAATTTATACTGCGACGAGACCCCAAAACTTTTGAAATCAAACCCGATGCTTACTGTTTGTGAGACGTAAGGTTTTTTTGAGACCTGAGAATAATAGCCAAGCAGTCGTGAACACAGAAGAGGAAATTAGGGTTGATGGTAAATTGGGGATCAAAGGAAGACACGTGGCAACTGTTCAGCTAATGGGGACAGAGATAGGCGGTGGAGATTTAATAGAGCTTGTAACTGATACAGTGAACGAAAGGCCCACATCTAATCATTTAATAAACAATCAAACAGTACAGATTAATCCAAAAGTATATTTAATAGAGTTGGATTTTACCATAATGATCATTACAGGTGGTGCTCGAAACTTTCACGGCGATTTATTTCTATTAGTTTCCAATCCAGTTCATCAATTGTAATAGTTAGTTGTATTGAACTCGAATTAGTAATAAAATTTCCTTTTGCtatttcaatttctctttcgTTTTCGTAGTACATAACACGAGATACTATTAATCATAGAAATTAATAGGAGAATGTCAACACCAACGAGCAAGGGGAAAAAATgatttgagttttatattgataaAACTATGTGATTTAACAAATataaacttttaattattttatttaacttaaatttcaattaattataattcataacatatctTATCAGTTAAATACTATTCATAGTTTATCGTCTCCTTCCCCGGCTAATTTTGAAAGTTTCACtcttatatttaataaatactaGATACACCGGTCCCAATATATATTACTCTTTGGCTAAGATAAAAATTGGAGAGTCTAACcaaattttttatatctttttgagttgtttattattatagtttatattaataatttatattattttctcttcatagtactccctccgtccatcTTTAGTAAACTATACACCTTTTGGTTTTGTGGACTAGAAAATGGAAAGATTGATGTCACTAGTGATACCTGGCATCTTAGCTATTTAAGTACGTAgatgttaatttatttatttattttgaagcaAAAACTGATAGTTTTAAGAAGAAAGTGACAGATTTATTTAAAAGCTTAAACAGAGCGTTTAAGTGGTGAGATTTCGTATAATCGACTCTAACTTGGGAACTGAGGCGTGGCTTTTGTTTTGGTCTGTTTAACACAATATGGCTATGAAGACAAATTTACTTGGCTGGATGATTGCAGCTTGTTCCATTGGCCGTGGCAAATTGCTTCCGTGATTGTCTTTCTTTCTCCACtctgaaataatttataattgtgAACGCTATACGTTTGATTAAACTTATACATAGGTAACAAGTAATTGGTATTGTCCAAGGAACATGAGGAACCATCACATTGGCTACTCCTTTCAGCAATGATAAAGCATAAACTAGGTGTGCACCAACCAAATTCAACAGCGTTTTGATGAAAATCTTTTAATACTACatggtaataaaaataataataataatgtccaAGTAGTAATTGGATCGTCAACAATTGCAAGAAGAATAAGTTTCCGCTAAATCATTTTCTCCATTTTGATGGAAAAAGTTTTCCATGGAACATGAACACTGTGCCATTCCAAACACACCAGAGCTGCTCAATATAGTTAGAATAAAAAATTTGGATGCTCGGTTAAGCTCAGGCATATTTGCATCAAATATAAGTTATTAGCAGTGAAGGATTATGGTAAAATGATAGGCTCAAGGAACACTAAGTCAAAAGAAAGTCAGTTGAACAACAAAATAATAGACATTGTTACCTTCACATATGGCTTGATTTACACTATTAAATTTCAAATTACAACTGAGAACACATTCGGATGGAAAGAACGGTTGTGAGGGTCTAATCTTTGCACAAAAATCGGTCGAGGATCTAAATTTAACAAAGTAACTCCAGCAAAATTTTGCTCAAACATTTTACCTTCACATGTGGCTTAATATACAatagtacatttgaatgtacgaTTGAAGAGACTCTCAGGAGGATATGATGCTTGCAAGGGTCCCCAATCGTTGCTTAATAATCTATCAAGGATCAAAGTTAACTCCATAACTGCAGATTTACCTAGCAACCAAGGATGGGATTTCTCCCTTCATCGATATCAATGAGAAGAACATGCTCGGGATCTGACCCACTAGGTCCTTCTGAGTATAGTGTAGGAAGGTAAGCCTTGTATGCTGGCAAGTAGCGGGATACAAAGTCCAACACCTGTGAAAAGAGGAACAAAAAAGAGATATATTGGAAAGCGTTCGTCTGAAGCGCTAAGTGATggattcttatttctttatttttttggacaaagaaaaaaatatagatttgCACCTCCTCATCAGACATCCCAGGGTTCCCGTCAGCCCTCATTGCAATTTCCGCCTGGGAACATCCaactacattatttaataaatagcaCAAGAACTAATAGGGAGGAAAGGTGCAGATGATATCACATAATGAACCTGCAAACGCCATTTGTAGACATAACTAGGGTCTTGGATCTTGATGACAACCCATGATTTGACATACTTATGCCATGCATCATAATAAGCTTCTAAGTTCTTGTTGACCGTCTCTAGCTGCAGTTTTGAAAGTTTCAATGATCCAAGAAGATAGATCAAATAGAAAGCAAAAGCATCCAGAGAGAGTCAAGTATTTGAACCTGTGGATCAACAGCTTTGACAACTTCAGGTGGAAGGGGTTTGAAACCAAGCATCCAACCTTCAAACAGAACTACCTAATATCCAAAGTACTGACAATGACATGAGACAATCTCACCATTTCGCCTTGAGTTAGATCTATGAGAAAAATTGTGTTTTTACAAGAATGAAACCATGATGCCGATTCACTTTTAAGTCAATTTAGAATTTTAACTTTGTGGAAATGATGGAATTGACGTCACCCTTTGAATCATTAAACATTGGCTGAACAGAAATCCACTGAATTGCCAGGTCTAAATAAAAACAACTTCGTACCGGTAGAGGCCCTTCGACCTCTGGCCATGTGGAGTGATCAGCTCGGTCACCTCTACCACTGTAAGCAGACTGGAAATATAGTTTCAAATTTAGTAACACAGAATATCGATAACCCACTGAGACTTAAATCTTTACTAGTCACTATTACTTACTTTATCATATCTAGGAAGATTCATCTTCACACCTGGATGGAGTTGAATATTAGTTAAGCGTATAGATGCAGCATCTAAATGAAAAAGTAGCACAAGCTAAAAAGGTGAATTCACCTTCTTTTGTCAATTTACTTAGCTCTGTCAGTGTCTCAATAGAGAATGGAAGATCATGGCTTCCAGCATTTCCGCGAAACTGAAGTAAGaaagtgaaattttttatatattttgtttttatttttcattttttgacaaaaagaaagtgaaattgtCATTTTCTACCTCCAAAAGCAAGTTCCCTGGGTTGCTGTCTCTTAGTTTCGCCTAAAACCACAGAATGTGTCAGCGTTGGTGATAAAACACACACGGAAACTAGCAAGCAGCAAACTCATGAAACATTACCTGTTCTTCTGCCGTTAAGTAAAAATCATCAATGGATACTGTAGCAGCTTTCCTGATTTACAAGTGTGagcataattttggttatttctgAACCACAGAGGAATCAAAATGTCATGAAGCAACTTACCTCCCTgtgattttaaaaagatattcTAATGCGAATACTAGCGTTGTCTTTCCACATCCTTGAGGTGCACTGAAGCCAATCTACATGCCAATAACATACCTTATCTTAGTGAGTTTATGTCTAACTTTTCTAATCAAACCATCATGATATTGACCCTCAATGGAATCATACACACAAGAACCAAGTGAGTGATAAAAAT encodes the following:
- the LOC107861848 gene encoding D-glycerate 3-kinase, chloroplastic, translated to MAGLNILSPWQLSASSTSSSSSYSLRFRHSFYDFNNNNNVSNCGHIKCCKFGSSPSSENAKSKPPPFSSHMLPNSSGSGYSRMHDKSASCDNFSPNGRTQGPLNAVSPKERAQVSAVDDLYEFIVSGPLISKIGLTPEKVAESIDNWIEYGLRLCRLFRLNQLALNEAQKIRIYHYYIPVFLWCEQEISQHSSKFKEEEEIPPLVIGFSAPQGCGKTTLVFALEYLFKITGRKAATVSIDDFYLTAEEQAKLRDSNPGNLLLEFRGNAGSHDLPFSIETLTELSKLTKEGVKMNLPRYDKSAYSGRGDRADHSTWPEVEGPLPVVLFEGWMLGFKPLPPEVVKAVDPQLETVNKNLEAYYDAWHKYVKSWVVIKIQDPSYVYKWRLQAEIAMRADGNPGMSDEEVLDFVSRYLPAYKAYLPTLYSEGPSGSDPEHVLLIDIDEGRNPILGC